CCGACCTCAAGGCCCCGTTCCGCTTCGAGGTGCGGGCCCCCGAGGGCTGGACGGTGTGGAGCAACGGCGTCGGCGAGCAGCGCGACGGCGTGTGGCGCTTCGCCGAGACGAAGCCGATCTCGACGTACATCACCTGCGTCGTCGCGGGCCCGTACCACTACGTGACGGACCACTACGAGCGGACGTTCGAGGACGGGACACGGCTGGAGATCCCGCTCGGCGCGCTGTGCCGCAAGGGGCTCGCCAAGCACTTCGACGCGGACGACGTCTTCCTCATCACCAAGCAGGGCCTGGACTTCTTCCACGACCGCTTCGACCACCCGTACCCGTTCGGCAAGTACGACCAGGCGTTCGTGCCCGAGTACAACCTGGGGGCGATGGAGAACCCGGGGCTCGTGACCTTCCGCGAGGAGTACATCTTCCGCGGGAAGGTGACCCGGGCCTCCTACGAGGGCCGCGCCAACACGATCCTGCACGAGATGGCGCACATGTGGTTCGGCGATCTCGTCACCATGGAGTGGTGGGACGACCTGTGGCTGAAGGAGTCCTTCGCCGACTTCATGGGCGCGTTCGCGAACGTCGGCGCGACCCGGTTCAAGGACGCCTGGATCACCTTCGCCAACCGCCGCAAGGCCTGGGCGTACCGCGCCGACCAGCTGCCCTCCACGCACCCGATCACGGCGGACATCCGCGACCTGGAGGACGCCAAGCTCAACTTCGACGGGATCACGTACGCCAAGGGCGCCTCCGTGCTGAAGCAGCTCGTCGCCTACGTGGGCCAGGACGCCTTCCTGGAGGGCGCCCGGCGCTACTTCAAGCGGCACGCGTACGGCAACACCCGGCTCGGTGACCTGCTGGCGGTCCTGGAGGAGACCAGCGGGCGGGACATGGCCGCGTGGTCGCGCGCCTGGCTGGAGACGGCCGGCGTCAACTCCCTTACCCCGCAGGTGCTGCTGAGCACCGACGGGCGGGTGGAGGAGCTGGCCGTCGTCCAGGAGGCCGCCGAGTCGCACCCCACGATCCGCCCGCACCGGGTGGCGGTGGGCCTCTACCGGAGCGAGGACGGGGCGCTGGTGCGGTACGCGCGCGCCGAGGCGGACGTCGCCGGGCCGCGCACGGTCGTCGCCGGACTGGCGGGCGAGCAGGCGCCGGACCTGGTGCTCGTCAACGACGACGACCTGACGTACTGCAAGATCCGCTTCGACGAGACCTCGCTGGCCACGCTGCGCGACCGGCTCGGCGACCTCACGGACCCGCTGGCGCGGGCGCTGTGCTGGTCGGCGCTGTGGAACCTGACCCGGGACGCGCTGCTGCCCGCGCGGGACTTCGTCGACCTGGTGCTGCGGTTCGCGGGCCGCGAGTCCGACATCGGCGTGCTGCACATGCTGCACGCGTGGGCCGAGTCCGCGCTCACCCACTACGCCGCGCCCGAGTGGCGCGAGACCGGCGCCCGGCTGCTGTCCGAGGGCGCGCTGCGCGAGCTGCGGGCGGCCGAGCCGGGCAGCCAGCACCAGCTCACCTGGGCGCGGTTCTTCGCGGCGGTCGCCGCCGGGGAGGCGGACCTCGCCGTGCTGCGCGGGCTGCTGGAGGACACCGAGAAGATCGACGGCCTGGAGGTGGACCAGGAGCTGCGCTGGACGTTCCTGGAGCCGCTGACCGCGCACGGCGCCGTGGACGAGGCGGCGCTCGCTGCGGAACTCGCCCGGGACGACACCGCCTCCGGCAAGCGGCACCAGGTGCGCTGCCTGGCAGCGCGCCCCTCGGCGGAGGTCAAGGCGCGGGCCTGGGAGCGGGTGGTGGAGTCCGACGCGCTGTCCAACGCGCTGGTGGAGGCGACGATCGCGGGGTTCGCGCAGCCGTCCCAGCGGGAGCTGCTCGCGCCGTACGCGGAGAAGTACTTCGCGGTGATCGAACGGGTGTGGGCGGAGCGGTCCATCCAGATCGGGATGGACGTGGTCCGCGGCCTGTACCCGGCGCTCCAGGCCTCGCGGGAGACCCTGGCGGCGACGGACGCGTGGCTGACGGCCCACGAGGACGCGGCCCCGGCGCTGCGCCGCCTGGTCCTGGAGGCCCGGGACGACCTGGCGCGCGGGCTGCGCGGCCAGGAGTGCGACGCGGCGGCGGCAGCCGGCTGACGCCGGAACGGAGGGTGCGGCCCCGGCGTCAACTTCCCGTTCCCCACGGGGTGTTACGCAACTCTGACGTCGGGGCCGTAACCCGGGGCGCCGCCCGTCCGGACCAGCCTCTTCGGCACTCGAACAGCTGTCCTTTAGTGCCGCCTTGTCCTGGTTCGTCGACGGGCGCGTAACAGCGGTTATCGGGCGGTCCGGGGCCGGGAAACTCCCCCGCATGACGCACAACACCCCCCTCTCCCCCCGCCCGCTCCAGCACCTCTCCGACGCCCGCCCCCGCGTGCTGTCCGCCGCGCAGCTGCGCGCCCACGGCGTCGGCGCCGCCGAGACCGACGAGCGGTGCCGGCCCGGCGGCCCCTGGCAGCAACTGCTGCCGGGGGTCGTACTGCTGCACCCCGGCCCGCCCACCTCGGAGGAGCGGCTGCACGCGGTGCTGCTCTACGCCGACCGCGCGCAGAGCCGCTCCGGCGCGGCCGTCCCGGGCATCCCGCCGCAGCCGGGCGCCGCGCAGGCCCACGAGTCCGGCCCCGCCCCGCGCCCGGTGCCCGCCGTCGGGGCGATGGTCACCGGGCTCGCCGCGCTCACCCTGCACGGCTTCACCGCCTCCCCGCCGCTGCCGTCCCTGGACCGCATCGACGTCCTCGTCCCCCGCACCCGGCGGCTGCGCAGCGTCGGCTGCGTCCGTCTCGTGCGCACCTCCGTGCTGCCCGCCCCCGAGCGGGTCACCGGCGTGCCCGTCACCCCGGTGCCGCGCGCCCTGGCCGACGCGGTGGCGCAACTGTCGGACGCCACCACGGTGCGCCGGCTGCTGACCGAGGCGGTCCGCGGCGGCCACTGCGAACCGGCCGCCGTCGTACGGGAGCTGACGCAGGCGCGGCTGCTGAACCGGCCGCACGTGGTGGACGCCGTGGACGCGCTGCTCGCCGAGGGCCGCACCCTCGCCGAGGAGCGGCTGTACCGGATGGTCGAGGAGTACGGACTGCCGGACCCGGTGTGGAACGTGGACCTGCGGCTGCCGGGCGGCCCGCACCTGGGCGGGGTGGACGCCTACTGGCCCGAGGCCGCGGTCGCCGTGGAGCTGGACACGCGTGCCCCGCGCCACGGCGGCCCGCAGGGCGCGGGGCGCCCGGACGACGACGCCCTGTGGACGGAGCACGCGCGCAAGCGGGAGCACCTGGAGCGGCTGGGCGTCACCGTCCTCCACGTCACCCCGAAGAAGCTGCGGGACGCGAGGGAGCAGCAGGCGACGGTGGTCCGTACGGCGCTGATGGCCGCGGCGGACCGGAAGCCGCCCGCGTACATCGTGGTCCTGCCCAGGTGAGCGCGGTTGTCGTGCTGCTCTACGCCTTCTTCAGGACGAGTTCGGTGTTGCGGTCCCCGGGGTCGCCCGAGAGGGTCGCGCGGGAGCCGGGTGCGTTGAAGGCGAGTTCGCGGTAGAGGGCGGCGAGCCCGGTCTGGGTGAGGTCGGCGAAGTCGGTGCGGTGCGGGGCGGCGGACTCCACGAGCGTGGTGAACAGGGAGAGCGTGCCGTCCTTGTTGTCGACGACCTCGATCACCCGGGCGAGCTGCGGGAAGTCGACGTGGGAGGCGGTGGAGACCTCCCAGAAGGAGCCGTTGCCGGGGGAGTGGTGGGGGGTGATGGCGTTCTTGTGGCTGTGGCCGTTGACCCAGGCGAGCACGTTGGGGTGGCGGCCGAGGACGGTGACCAGCTCGTCGCCGCCGTGCCGCTTCTCGCCGGGGCGGCCGGGGTCGGTGCGCAGATTGCGCATCGTCCTGCTGGTGTGGTGGCTGAAGACGAGGACGTGGGCGTCCCGGTTGTCGCGCAGCGTCTTCTCCAGCCAGCGCAGTTGGGCGTCGCCGATCGAGCCCTCGTAGTGGCCGCCGGGGTCGGTGGTGTCGAGGCTGATCCCGAGGACGTCGTCGGCGATGCGAAAGGCGTAGTACTGGGTGCCGGCGTCGAGGTTGGCCTGCGTGTAGCCGTGGCCGACGGGGCCGGGGCCGGTGTGCGCGGGGTCGAGGTGGGCCTTGAGGTACTCGGCGGGGGTGAAGGGGGCGCGGGCCTCGTCGGGGGTGACGGAACGCATGTGGCGGGCCTGGGACTTCAGCAGGGCGCGGAAGTCGGCGCCGGTGGGGTCGCCGCCGTGCCGGACGTTGTCCCAGATGGCCTTGCCCGCGTGCTCGTCCAGGCTCATCAGTTTGCGGCCGCCGACGGCGAACTCGGCGAACCAGGAGTCGCCGGGGGCGTAGCAGCCGCCGGGCAGGGCGTCGTGGTTGCCGACGGTGGAGTACCAGGGGAGGTGGAGGCCGGGGCTGTTGACCTCGGCGATCGCGGCGGCGAGGAAGCCGTCGAGACGGGGGAAGCCGTGCTGCTTGTCGGCGTCGCGCAGGGCGGAGTCGGGCTGCCAGTACAGCGTCAGACCGCTGTTCTGGACGCCCTCGTAGTGGCGGGGGTCGCCGGAGTTGGGGGTGACGCGGCCGCCGCTCATCACCTTGAGGAACCAGTCCAGTTCCGTGCGGGAGTTGTTGTCGCAGTTGTCACCGGTCGTCATCACGAAGTGCAGCGGGGAGCCGGTGGCGGGGGCGCCGCGCAGGGCGTTGACGCGTTCGACGAGGGAGGCGGCACCGGCGACGGACAGGGCCTCCTGGGGACGCCAGGCGCTGGAGGTCTGGGCGCGCAGGTACTCGTAGCGCAGGGGGTGCTGGACGTCGACCAGGTGCAGGTCGGTGAACTGGACGAACGCGGCGAGGGCGGTACGGCGGGCCGCCCGGCCGCCCGCGGCGGCGGCGAGGTCGGTGCGGACGACACGGGGCCAGGCGGGGCCGTCGCCGAGGCGGCGGTAACCGGTGTCCTTGCCGGCGGGGGTGGCGGGGGTGGCGGCGGTGGCGAGGGTGGTGCCGCGGGTGTAGGGGGCGAGGGGTGCGGCCGCGGCGGGGCGCCCGTGGGTGATGAGCGGCGGTTCGGCGCCGGCAGCGGCCTTGTCGGGGCGGAGGGCGAGCCCGAGGCCGACGGAGGCGGTGGCCGCGCCGGCGGTGGCGAGGAGGGTGCGGCGGGTGGGGGCGAAGGGGGTGGTGCTGGTGCCTGTGGTGGGGGGTTCTGTGGCGGCTGAGCGTTGGCGCGGCATGGCGGGATCTCCCCGGGGGCGAACGCATCGACGGTGGCGCGGGGTTCGCCTGCGCGAACCTTCCGCTCACCGGGATGCTTGGCACCGGGGGTGGCGACGGCGTGAACGGGACGGCAACGTTGCGGCGCCCCCAGAGGTTTTTTCGGCTGCGGGGCGAGGCGGAGCCTGGGGGCGCCGCGGAGGCGCACACGGGTCGTGCGTCGCTACGGCAGGCCGACTTACGGGCGCTCCGATGCGTCAAGCCAGTAGGTGGCAAGCATCTCGGCCGGCCAGGCCGGCAACAGCGACGCCGATGGTTGCGGTGGACGAACGTGGCACAGGCGGCTTTCGAGGGTTCCACCCGGTCCAGCAGGATCGCGATGGCCTACTGGTGAAGCGTGGACGCCTCACTCACCCAGGGAGAGAGGTAAGCGTCCCTCAATCCCCGATGATGTAGACATAGCCGGCCTTTTTCAGGGCCAACCACGCGATCTCCAGGATCTCGTCGATGACCGCGGGCCGACCAGCAGGGAGTGCCTCAAGTTCTTCAATCAGGCGTTCGGTCTGCCAACTGTTGAACATGGTGTCGCCGTGAGGCATGACTCCGCGTCGAATCGAGCCCGGCGGAGCCGACAAGCACAGGCGCGCGAAGGACGCGTCCCGGTCATCAGCCACCATCCGCAGCCTTTGATGCCCCACAGCCTGCGCGTATATGGCCAGCCCCATTCGAACTCCCTGTCATTCGGGATACATAGACACAACGGAGCGGTGCCCCAACTGTGACAGCGATACCTGCGGGTAGCGCGTGGCGCCGTGTCTGGTCGGGGATGACTCGGGTAAGGGTGGCAAGGGCGAGCAGCCCTTACGGCAAGCTCCCCACCCGCCCCGTCGGCGGGCGGTCGTGCCACAGGCGCAGGGCCGTGTCGACGTACGGGACACGCTCCAGCGCGCCCACCTCCGACAGTTCGTGCCACGCCGCCAGGTCCGTCGAGCCGTCGACCTCCGAGCGCAGTTCACCGCCCACCACCCGCACCTCGTACATCACCCGCACCGCCTGGTGGTCGACCGGACCCCGCCGCCAGCCCCGGCGCGGGATCACCCGCCGTGCCGACTCCACCCCCAGCAGCGCCACCGGCTCCACCCGGTACCCCGTCTCCTCCTCCACCTCCCGCACCACCGTCCCGTACGGGTCCTCCCCGTGTTCCATCCCCCCGCCCGGCAACGTCCACCGCCGCGGCCCGCCCGCCCCGGTCCACCGGGCCAGCAGGATCCGCCCGTCCCGGACACACACGGCGTAGGCCGCCACCCTCACGTTCTGCCGCATGCGGCGACGTTACGGGGCGACGGCAGAAAACCCCGCGTCACCCGGACGGAACCACCCGCTTTGCCCGCTAACTCCCCGATGACGTATGGCGGAAGTACGCCATGCACGCGTCATCAGACGGTCAACACTCCCCAAACAACCCCCGCTCGGGTAAAGCTGAGCGGCCCACTTCGGTTCATTTGACCTACAAGGGATGCCGATGACCTCCGACCCTCAGCGCGCCCCCATATCGGGCGCGAGAAGACGCGCGGCCCGCGTCGCCGTGGCCACCGGCCTGGTGGCCGCGCTCTCCGCGGCCGGGCCGATACCCCTGGCCGTCGCGGCGGGCCACACCACCACGGCCGCCGCCGACCCGGCCGACCCGGCCGCCGCCCCCGTCAAGTCCGGGCCCGCCAAGCTCGGTTCGGACGACGCCGACCTGCTGGCGCAGGCGAAGGCGGGCGGCGACAAGACCGTCACCATGATGGTCGCCACCGCCCCCGGCAAGACCGAGCAGGTCGCCGGGGAACTCGACGCCGTCAAGGGCGGCTCCGTCGGGCGGACGTACGACAAGCTCGGTTACGTCCGCGCCACCGTCCCCACCGCGAAGGCGGACGCGGCGATCGCGGCCGCCACCAAGCTGTCCTCCGTGCACGCGATCGACCTCCGCCAGGAGATCGCCCTCGACGACCCGACGCCGAGCGCCGACACGGCGAAGGACACCAAGGCCGCCAAGGGCGCCAACAAGCGGGCGGCCGAGCGCACTTACCCCGCGCCCGGCAAGAACACCCCCGCCGTCAACCCGTACAACCCCTCCTTCGAGACCGGCGCCGTCGACTTCGTCCGGCAGAACCCGAAGGCCGACGGGCGCGGCATCACCATCGGCATCCTGGACTCCGGCGTGGACCTCGGCCACCCGGCGCTGCAGAAGACGACCACCGGCCAGCGGAAGATCGTCGACTGGGTGACCGCGACCGACCCGATCGTGGACGGCGACCAGACCTGGCGCCCCATGGTCAGCTCCGTCTCCGGGCCCACCTTCACCTACGGCGGGCGCACCTACACCGCGCCGGCCGGTTCGTACCAGGTGAGCACCTTCAAGGAGTCGTACACCACGGGCGGCGACGCCGCGGGCGACGCGAACCGCGACGGCGACACCACCGACTCCTGGGGGGTCCTGTACGACGCGGCGGCCGGCACGGTCCGCGTCGACCTGAACGACAACGGGGACTTCACCGACGACACCCCGATGAAGCCGTACAAGGACGGCTACCAGGTCGGCTACTTCGGCACCGACGACCCGAAGACGGACGTGGCCGAGCGGCAGCCGTTCGTCGTGCAGATCCGCAAGGACGTGCCGATGGACCCCTACGGCGGGTCCTGGGTCGGCAAGAAGGCGGACTTCGTCAACATCGGCGTGATCGAGTCCGAGCACGGCACGCACGTCGCCGGCATCACCGCCGCCAACGGGCTGTTCGGCGGGCGGATGGACGGCGCCGCCCCCGGCGCGCAGATCGTCTCCTCGCGCGCCTGCACCTGGAGCGGCGGCTGCACCAATGTGGCGCTCACCGAGGGCATGATCGACCTCGTCGCCAACCGGGGCGTCGACATCGTCAACATGTCCATCGGCGGGCTGCCCGCGCTCAACGACGGCGCCAACGCGCGCGCCACGATGTACACGCGGCTGATCGACACCTACGGCGTCCAGCTCGTGATCTCCGCGGGCAACTCCGGCCCCGGCGCCAACACGATCGGCGACCCGGGCCTGGCCGACAAGGTGATCTCGGTCGGCGCGTCCATCTCGCGCGAGACCTGGGCGGCCAACTACGGCTCCGCGGTGCGGACGAAGTACGCGATGATGCCGTTCTCCTCGCGCGGCCCGCGTGAGGACGGCGGCTTCACGCCGACGCTGACCGCGCCGGGCGCCGCGATCAACACCACGCAGACCTGGCTGCCGGGCGCCCCGGTGCCCGAGGCGGGCTACGCGCTCCCGGCCGGCTACTCCATGCTCCAGGGCACCTCGATGGCCTCCCCGCAGGCGGCCGGCGCCTCCGCGCTGCTGCTGAGCGCGGCGAAGCAGAAGCACATCGACCTGACGCCCGCGAAGCTGCGCACCGCCCTGACCTCGACCGCCGACCACATCAGCGGCGTACAGGCGTACGAGGAGGGCGCGGGTCTCATCGACATCGTCGCCGCCTGGCGGTCGATCCGGCACGGCGCGAGCGCGCACACGTACACGGTGAAGGCGCCGGTCGACACCGCGATCGACTACGCGCTCACGACCCCGGGCTTCGGCACCGGTCTCTACGACCGCGAGGGCGGCCTGAAGGCCGGGCAGCACAAGACGTACGACGTCACCGTGACCCGCACCTCCGGACCCTCGGGCGGGGTGTGGCACCGGCTGCGGCTCGCCAACGACGCCACGCACACGTTCCGGATCGTCGGCTCCCCGCTGGTGCGGCTGCCGCTGAACGAGCCGGTGACCGTCCATGTGCGGGCGACGCCGAGGTCGGCGGGGCTCAAGAGCGCGATCCTGGAGGTCGACGACCCGCGCACGGAGGGCACCGACCAGCAGATCCTCACCACGGTCGTGGTCTCCACGCCGGCGAAGTACACCTACACGGCGTCGGGTTCGGTGCAGCGCAACAGCACCCGCTCGTACTTCGTCACGGTCCCCGAGGGCGCCACCTCGCTGGAGGTCGCCATCGGCGGGCTGCGGGACAAGAGCCAGACCCGGTTCATCGGCATCCACCCGTACGGCGTCCCGGTGGACGAGACGTCCACGCCGTACTGCTACAACAACTACCTCGACGGCAACGGCTGCCGCCCGGACGCCCGGTCGTACGCCGAGCCGCAGGCCGGGGTGTGGGAGATCGAGGTCGAGGCACGGCGTACCTCGCCGCTGCTCGACAACCCCTACAAGCTGGACGTCACCGTGCTCGGCGCGGAGTTCGACCCGGCGACCGTGAACGTGCCCGAGGCGAAGGTCGGCACCCCGGCCACCGCCTCCTGGAAGGTCACCAACAAGTTCGCGGCGCTGGAGGGCACCCTGAAGGGCGGCCCGCTCGGCTCGTCGAAGACGGACCGGCCCTCGCTCGCGCAGGGCGAGACCCGGACCACCACCGTGGTCGTGCCCGAGGGTGCCGCCTCGCTCGACGTGGCGATCGGCGGGACCTCGGACACCGGGGCCGACCTGGACCTGACGGTGTACGACGCCTCGGGCGCGCAGGTCGCGCAGTCGGCGGACGGTGACTCGGAGGAGTCGGTGTCGGTGGCCAAGCCGGCCGCCGGGACGTACACGGTCGAGGTCGTCGGCTACTCGGTGCCCGCCGGGACCACGGAGTACGACTACCGGGACGTGTTCTTCTCGTCCTCGCTCGGCACGGTGACGGTGGCCTCCTCGGCGCCGGTGAAGCTCGGCACGGGCTCGTCGGCGACGGTGGACGCGCAGGTCACGGCGGCGGCCGCGGCGCCCGAGGGCCGGGAGTTCTTCGGCCGGGTGCAGCTGGTCAACGCCCGGGGCACGGTCGCGGGCACCGGCAGCGTGAGCATCGGCAAGGTGGTGCGGTAACCGCGCGGCGGGGGCGGGGGTGTCCCTTCCGGGGGTCTCCCCCCTCCCCCGCCGTTCACGGGGCGCGCAGACCCCGGTCGACGAAGTCGACCAGCCACTCGAAGCTCTCGTCGACGTCGGTGCTCCAGCGGAAGCCGCCCGCCGACTGCAGGGTGGCGAAGCCGTGGAAGAGGCTGCGCAGCATGCGCAGGGCGTGGGTCTCGTCCGCCTCGGCGAGGTCGTATCCGCGCAGCACCGCGAGGAGCGGTTCGAGCAGCCGTCGGCCGCCGGCGGCCAGCGGGTCGTCGGGGCCGGTGGGTTCCATGCCGATCGTCGCGGCGTACCGGCCGGGGTGGTCGAGGACGTAGGTGCGGAAGGCCCTGGCCGCGGCCGCCAGGGCGTCACGGCCGGCCCGCCCCTGGACGGCGGTGCCGACCGCGTCACCGGCCTCGCTCAGCGCCAGGGCGGCGATGCGCCGGTTGAGGTCCTCCTGCCCGGCCACGTGCTTGTACAGGGAGGGCGTGCGCACCCCCAGCCGTTCGGCCAGCAGCCCCATCGTGAGGCGGCCCGCGCCGACCTCGTCGGCGAGCGCGGCACCGGCCGCGACGACGACCGCCGGGTCGAGGCCCGCCCTAGGCACGGGCGGTCTCCGCGAGGAACGGCAGCATGAGCGAGGTCACCTGGTCAGGGTACTGGTCGTGGGCGTAGTGCCCGGCCCCCTCGATCATCTCCAACCGTCCGAGGCCCTGCGGCAGCTCCGCGAGGATCGCCTCGCCCTCGGCCCGCGGGTCGGCCCAGTCCGGGTCGAGCGTGCCCTCGACGACCAGGACGGGGCAGCGGACGTTGCCGAGCTGAGCGCCCGCGTCGTCCGGGGCGCTGCGCCCCATGGCCTGCATGGCCTTCATCCGGCCGGGCTCGCTCATGAGCGCGTCGATGCGCGCCGTCCGCCGCTCCCAGTCGGCCGGCCGGACGCCGGGGTAGGCCACCTCCAGGTACGCGCGCCACAGCCGCGGGCTGCCGAAGAGGCCCGCGCCGAGCAGCCGCACCATGCCCTTGCGGAACCGGCTGACCCTGAGGTCGCCGAGCTTCATCGACTGCTTGCGCGTGAACGGCGCCAGCTCGACGACGGCGGTGATCAGCTCCGGCTCCCGCGCGGCGGCGATGGTGGCGGCGCCGCCGGAGAAGGAGTGCCCGACGAGCACGGCGGGCCCGCCGAGGTGCCGTACGAGGGCGAGCAGGTCACCGGCGACGTCGGTACGGCTGAAGGACGCCCACTCGACGCTGGACTCGCCGCAGCCGCGCAGGTCGACGGCGGCGACGCGGTACCCGGCGGCCACGAGCCGGGGAACGACGGCCCGGTAGGCGAACCGGCTGTCCCCCACCCCGTGCGCCAGCACGACGAGCGGCCCGTCCCCCACGACGTCATAGGCGATACGCCCACCGTCCACGGCAAGGTACTCGGTCATGACAGCTCCTTCGACCCGCTCAGCTAATATCGTTATCCAAAAGCTAATCCAGTTAGCCAACGAAGTCAACGGCGCCTGCAAAGGGGCGCGGGGAACTGCGCAATCTTTTAGGGGGGTCCGGGGGCGCAGCCCCCGGGGACGGGAAGGGTAGGGGCGGCGGGGGCGAAAAAACTCCGGCACCCCGCAGGGCAGAGGCATACGTCACACCCCCGCGTGCACCACCACCCCCCGGGTAGGCACGCCCCGAAACCGCCCGGAGGACCCCGTCCCACTCCCCGAGCAGGACGGCAAAGAATTGGACAGGCAACCCGGGCACCACCGCATCATGGAGAAGCGGCCGAAACGCGGCCGAGACGCGCCGAGAACCAGGGAGACACCGTGAGGGTCGGAATCGTCGGAGCCACCGGACAGGTCGGCACGGTCATGCGCAGGATCCTCAAGGAGCGCGACTTCCCGGTCACCGAGCTGCGCCTGTTCGCCTCGGCCCGCTCCGCCGGCACGGTCGTCGACGGTGTCACGGTGGAGGACGCCTCCCAGGCCGACTACACCGGCCTCGACATCGTCCTGTTCTCCGCGGGCGGCGCCACCTCCAAGGCGCTGGCCGAAAAGGTCGCCTCCCAGGGCGCCGTCGTGATCGACAACTCCTCCGCCTGGCGCCGCGACCCGGACGTCCCCCTGGTGGTCTCCGAGGTGAACCCGCACGCGGCCCTGAACCGCCCCAAGGGGATCATCGCCAACCCGAACTGCACCACGATGGCCGCGATGCCCGTCCTCAAGCCGCTGCACGAGGAGGCGGGGCTTCAGGCGCTGGTCGTCGCCACGTACCAGGCGGTGTCCGGCTCCGGACTCGCCGGCGTCGCCGAGCTGCACGGACAGACGCAGAAGGTCGTCGCGGAGGCCGACCGGCTGACGCACGACGGCGCGGCCGTGGACTTCCCCGAGCCGAACGTCTACAAGCGCCCCATCGCCTTCAACGTGCTGCCCCTCGCCGGCAACCTGGTCGACGACGGCCTGAACGAGACCGACGAGGAGCAGAAGCTCCGCAACGAGTCCCGCAAGATCCTGGAGATCCCGGAGCTGAAGGTCTCCGGCACCTGTGTGCGCGTACCGGTCTTCTCCGGCCACTCCCTCCAGGTCAACGCCCGCTTCGCCCGGCCGCTCAGCCCCGAGCGCGCCACCGAGCTGCTGGGCGGCGCCCCCGGCGTGGCCCTCTCCGACATCCCCACCCCGCTGCAGGCGGCCGGCCAGGACCCGTCGTACGTGGGCCGCATCCGCGCCGACGAGACGGTGGACAACGGTCTGGCCCTGTTCATCTCCAACGACAACCTCCGCAAGGGCGCCGCGCTGAACGCCGTACAGATCGCGGAACTGGTGGCGGCGGAGCTGAACGAGAAGAAGTAACCGGTCGGCGGGTGCGGCGGGCGGGAACCGACCCGCCGCACCCGCGGGGGTTTCCCCCACGCCGGTGTCCGCCCCGGGGCAGGGCTTTCCCTCGACGTGTCCGGTCCGCCGGTCGTTCCACGAAATCTCGGCAGCCTTCGCCGGGCCGGTCGTGGAAGGATGACCGAACCGACACATATGGAGGAGATGACCGCGTGCCTGGCACCAATCTGACCCGCGAAGAGGCACGGACGCGGGCGAAGCTGCTCACCGTCGACTCGTACGAGATCGACCTCGATCTCTCGGGCGCTCAAGAGGGCGGCACCTACCGGTCCGTGACCACGGTGCGCTTCGACGTGGCCGAGTCCGGCGCGGACTCGTTCATCGACCTGATCGCCCCGGCCGTGCACGAGGTGACCCTCAACGGTGACACGCTGGACGCCGCCGAGGTCTTCGCGGACTCCCGGATCGCGCTGCGCGGGCTCCTGGAGGGCCGCAACATCCTGCGGGTCGTGGCCGACTGCGCGTACACCAACACGGGCGAGGGCCTGCACCGCTTCGTCGACCCGGTCGACGACCAGGCGTACCTCTACACCCAGTTCGAGGTCCCCGACGCCCGCCGGGTGTTCGCCAGCTTCGAGCAGCCGGACCTGAAGGCGACCTTCCAGTTCACCGTGAAGGCGCCGGAGGGCTGGACGGTCATCTCCAACTCGCCGACGCCCGAGCCCGACGGACAGCTCTGGGTGTTCGAGCCGACGCCGCGGATCTCGA
The DNA window shown above is from Streptomyces sp. NBC_00670 and carries:
- a CDS encoding NUDIX hydrolase, with the translated sequence MRQNVRVAAYAVCVRDGRILLARWTGAGGPRRWTLPGGGMEHGEDPYGTVVREVEEETGYRVEPVALLGVESARRVIPRRGWRRGPVDHQAVRVMYEVRVVGGELRSEVDGSTDLAAWHELSEVGALERVPYVDTALRLWHDRPPTGRVGSLP
- the pepN gene encoding aminopeptidase N, producing the protein MPGENLSRDEARERAALLSVDGYDVSLDLRSAVGDAPADGPHTFRSVTTIRFRCAEPGAASFADLVAPSVTALSLNGRDLDPGEVFDGARIRLEDLAAENELVVDAQCAYSRTGEGMHRFVDPEDGEVYLYTQYEPADSRRVFTNFEQPDLKAPFRFEVRAPEGWTVWSNGVGEQRDGVWRFAETKPISTYITCVVAGPYHYVTDHYERTFEDGTRLEIPLGALCRKGLAKHFDADDVFLITKQGLDFFHDRFDHPYPFGKYDQAFVPEYNLGAMENPGLVTFREEYIFRGKVTRASYEGRANTILHEMAHMWFGDLVTMEWWDDLWLKESFADFMGAFANVGATRFKDAWITFANRRKAWAYRADQLPSTHPITADIRDLEDAKLNFDGITYAKGASVLKQLVAYVGQDAFLEGARRYFKRHAYGNTRLGDLLAVLEETSGRDMAAWSRAWLETAGVNSLTPQVLLSTDGRVEELAVVQEAAESHPTIRPHRVAVGLYRSEDGALVRYARAEADVAGPRTVVAGLAGEQAPDLVLVNDDDLTYCKIRFDETSLATLRDRLGDLTDPLARALCWSALWNLTRDALLPARDFVDLVLRFAGRESDIGVLHMLHAWAESALTHYAAPEWRETGARLLSEGALRELRAAEPGSQHQLTWARFFAAVAAGEADLAVLRGLLEDTEKIDGLEVDQELRWTFLEPLTAHGAVDEAALAAELARDDTASGKRHQVRCLAARPSAEVKARAWERVVESDALSNALVEATIAGFAQPSQRELLAPYAEKYFAVIERVWAERSIQIGMDVVRGLYPALQASRETLAATDAWLTAHEDAAPALRRLVLEARDDLARGLRGQECDAAAAAG
- a CDS encoding TIGR03767 family metallophosphoesterase, which encodes MPRQRSAATEPPTTGTSTTPFAPTRRTLLATAGAATASVGLGLALRPDKAAAGAEPPLITHGRPAAAAPLAPYTRGTTLATAATPATPAGKDTGYRRLGDGPAWPRVVRTDLAAAAGGRAARRTALAAFVQFTDLHLVDVQHPLRYEYLRAQTSSAWRPQEALSVAGAASLVERVNALRGAPATGSPLHFVMTTGDNCDNNSRTELDWFLKVMSGGRVTPNSGDPRHYEGVQNSGLTLYWQPDSALRDADKQHGFPRLDGFLAAAIAEVNSPGLHLPWYSTVGNHDALPGGCYAPGDSWFAEFAVGGRKLMSLDEHAGKAIWDNVRHGGDPTGADFRALLKSQARHMRSVTPDEARAPFTPAEYLKAHLDPAHTGPGPVGHGYTQANLDAGTQYYAFRIADDVLGISLDTTDPGGHYEGSIGDAQLRWLEKTLRDNRDAHVLVFSHHTSRTMRNLRTDPGRPGEKRHGGDELVTVLGRHPNVLAWVNGHSHKNAITPHHSPGNGSFWEVSTASHVDFPQLARVIEVVDNKDGTLSLFTTLVESAAPHRTDFADLTQTGLAALYRELAFNAPGSRATLSGDPGDRNTELVLKKA